GCGGCGCTGCATTCGGGTTGGCCCACTTCTTTGTGGATACCAGCTTTGAAGCGGCAGCACTTCGCTTCGTACTGGGCATTCTGCTCGCATACATTTTTGTTGTATCCGGCAAGCTGCTTGCGGCTATATCTTTGCATGTTGTCTTCAACGTCTACACCATACTTCATGTGTATTCTTCTATTCAGTCTTACATTGCTCTTCTTTGCTCTTTCTTGCTAGTTGTCCTGGCGCTTTACGAATATTACTCTGCAAGGAGAACATGACATGAATGCTGATGGTCGAGCTGTAGCAAAGTCAAGAAGGATCGGTCTGACTGGTTCACCAAAGACAGGGAAGACTGAAATAGGAAGAGGTCTGGCAAAGGCATTGAATCTACCGTTTTACGACCTGAACTCCATATGCATAACAAAAAGACTGGGCAGGTTTCAGGGCGACGAGTTCGTTGTCGACGTAAAGAGGGCAAGAGATACAATATCTTCGATTTTAAAGGGAAAATCAGGGTATGTTGTATCAGGGCTCCTGCTACCTGACCTGGTAAAAAGTACTCTCCTTGATTCAGTAATTGTCCTCAGATGCAATCCAAAGGTTCTCTTCTCAAGGTATATGCAATCAGGATACAGCATGGAAAAGGCAAAGGAGAATGTAGTATCAGAAGCGATAGGCGTTGTCTACTCTGAGGCTCTTGATACGTTCGGAAGGAAGGTAATACAGCTTGATATTACCAGCATGAGCCTAGACGATGCGGTTGAAGCTATTGTGAAAGGAGATTTCAAAAAGCAGGAGATAGACTGGCTGTCTGAGGCTGAAAAAGATGAATCTCTTCTAAGACTTCTTCTGTAAAACAGATAGCAATTCTTCATCAGGAACGACCTTTGCCAGAACAGAGCTCTTCATCTTTGCTACGTTGATTATCGCGTATCCAGTCTGAAGCTGAGACATGTATTTAGCCTGAGCCTCTGTAAGGTTCATGGCATCGCCTAGAACCTTGATATCTGAATTCCACGATACTCTGTGCACTATTCTTACCCCTGTATTCTTGAGCACTTCAGGGGATATCTGTGAAGGGAATTGAGCTATATACACAACAGATTCGCCGAATTTCCTCATATCCTGTGAAAGCCTTTCAGAGACAGCAACAGGCTCCTCAGGCTTTCTGACGGGGACAAGGTTCCTGGCTTCTTCTATAATGATAGCATGCCTCAGCCCTGACTTCTCTCCTCCCAGTCTGTAATCGTGTATGGCTTTAAGGAGAAAGCTTGAGAATAAAGTCCTTGTTTCGAATTCCCTGAAGTAACCTAGCTCTATCACGGTTGGCTTGCTTAGCAACTCCTTCAAGTCAACAGAGCTCCTTCCGCAGAGTGCCCTGCCCGCCTGTCCCTCGGTAAGGGGTGCGAGTCTCCTAACAAGAGCCATCTTGGTTTCGTTGTCGAACTGGCTCCTTATCGGGGAACCATCTATCATCTGCAGCAGGCCTGACAGGTCTCTGTTGAGACCTGAAAGGTGCGCCTCAGTGCTGAGCAGGGCTATGATAGAGTTTCTGAACATGTACGACTGAGGACTTGTGAAGTGATATATATCGCAGAATATGTCAGATACTATTGCAGCATGTTCAGCAAGGCTTGAAGCACCTATGTCTTCCAGAGGGTTGAGAGTGAACTCTCCTCTTCCTGGGGCTTCAACAGAACCCCCGATTGACCTGACGAAATCACCATATTCGTTATGAATATCGAGCACAAGGAAAGGTATACCCCTTTCATTCAGCCTCTTCGCAAGAGTCATTGCTGTTGTAGTCTTTCCCGAGCCTGTCATGCCTAGAATGCATACATGCTTCGAAAGGTCTTCATCTTCAAGGTAAAGGTGCTGTCTTGGCTCCTCGTTTACGATGATTCTTGCTATGGGTATCCCGCTGGCTGTATTTTCATTCTCTGAAGGTATATGGAACTGGGGGGTAGGTGGGGTTATGTTGCTTGAGCTTTCAAAGCTTATCAGCTGCTCCAGCTCCTCAGGTTCAACTTTACGCCTGAACCTAGAAGGTGGCGAGAGCACAAGGTCAATTACCTTTGCAGCTTTTCCCTTTGCAAGTCTCTTCAAATTGCAATCGGGCATTGCCACAGTAACAGCTGTGGCTATTACTCTCATCTGCTGTTCAAGCAGGGCCTGTGCTTCTGCAAGGGATGTGTCTTTGCATTCCGCCCAGCTCCCTATGAAGGTAGAATACTCAAAGTAGTTCTTCTCTACTGGCTTTGCGACTACGAAGTAAATAATCGGTGTATTTGTCCTGTATAGACCGGAGAGCACGGACGAGATCCCGGCTTGGGGTTTTGACAATCTTTCCCTGAACTGAACCTTATCTGATTCCGGTTTAGGAAGATAAAGTTCGAAAAAGGAGTGAAGAAGGAGCCTTGACCCATCTCTAGCAATTATAGTGCCATCCTTCATTATATCGACTAGTGCTTCTTTCTTTGCGAAGGGCCATATCCTCAGAGAGGTCGCCTACCAGTGCCACAGGAATCCAAACAGGTTGTTGAGGGAATTTGTTATGTCTGTCCACACTGTGGATGTTAACCCACCAGCTTTGGTCAGGACCCCCTGTATCCCTGCAACTATCAGCGAAAGTGTTACAACCGCAACTATCAGAAGTATGGCTTCCTCAACAAGCTGAACTCCTCTTCTATCCATCATCATCACCTAAGATAGAGATTGCAGCGTTTTTAACGGCACAACATACTCACGCAATGAAAACCGTTACCAGAAGGGAAGAGAAGAAATACACACCTGCAGAGGCTGACAGAAAGGAAAGTAGAGATTTAATGCTCGAATGCTCCATCCCGAAGAACGATGCCCCAGCTATAAGCATCAGACCGAGCAGGACTGGTGCCTGCTGGCTTGAGCCATGCTGAAACAGAAAGACACCAATTTTCTCGAGGACAGGAGCTATCGCTGCTGTGATAAGGCAGATCAGAGCAGACCTCATCTTTATTGCACTTCTGATTTCCTGTATTTCTATCAGCATCTGGTTAAGCATAGAGTTGACTTCGTTGTAGGCTGAGACAGCATCTCTTGCTGAAGATATAGACACCTCCCTGCTCTTGACTGCAAGTTCCAAGGCAAGGTCATCGTAACTCATCTCTTCGGGTCTGTAACCGCGAAGAAGGTAATGTCTCATTTTGGCAGGCACTCCATCAGTAGCTAAAAGCGAGTATGCGGATGAAAGACCGACCTGTATCTTTGCAATCACTTCCTTTTCCCAGGTATCCCTCTTCTCCTTCTTTCTGGAGGTTAGAACCAAGACCATGCTCAATGCAAAACAGGTAGCTGCAGCTGCTGCCAGGTACCAGCTCAAATTCTCTTCACCAGTATCATTCTAGCCAGCCAGAGGCAGAGCGAATAGTCAAGAGCCAAGTAAAACTGACCTGCAATATCAGTAAAGTCCCTTTCTGCGAAGATTAGAAGCATTATCGGGACGAAAAAAGAGATCGCCTGAAGCAGGCTCAGCCTGGTTTCTATCGATGCCCTGTAGCTGCTCAAGAATCTCCTTCTCTGTTCTGATGCTGAAAGGGCTATCTCTTGACCTGATGGGGCAGATCCCTTCATGTACATCCTGTCCTCACCTTTTACAGGAAGACCCCTTAACAGGTTGGAGAGGCTTAGCTCATCTTCTTTTTTCTTCAGCAGCAGATACCTTTCCAGCAATACTCTGTGCCTTGACCTTGTCATGATAGCTACTGTCCAGTCGAGGATTCCTGACATCATAGCTTCTACAGTATCTTCTTCCTTCACCGACCTCTTTACTCTAATCCCCAAAAGGAAAAGCATGTAAGCTAAACTCAGCAATATTATGCTAACCCCTTCACCGTTGCTGAATATGAGCGGCAGGGGCAGGAATGGTAATGCGAAGTAAGATTTATCCTTCATCTGAACAGACCTTCTTCCAGACAAGGTTTGCAAATGCGCTGACATCGTATGCGTCTTTTTCCATTGCTGTGAGAAGCAGGTCAACCATCTTTACCCTTAGAGCATTGAAGTTGTGGTCTGTCAGGTCTGTCGCTTTCTGCAGCAGTCTTTCACTGGGCTCCAGAGAACGAGTTATCTCAGCTCTGGATTCTTGCCTGCAATGGATATCTCTGACAGTCATAGATTCGTCAACTTCGCTTATTCTGTTAACAATTCTTGCAGAGCTCAGCTGGTCTGGTCTCTTCATTGTAACGATAAGCCCTATATCATTGAGCTGTTCAGGCCTGATCCCCATTACGTTCACCAGCCTTCTCACCGCCTGTTCAGGGGAGGAGGCGTGAAACGTCTGCAGACAGACTATTCCTGACTCAAGTGCCTGAAAAAGGGCAGAGCACTGCAGCCTGTCCTGAATCTCACCTAATATCACTATATCCGGACTTCTGTGCAGAGTCTTCAGCACTTCTTTCATCTTGCTTCTCTCCACATCATCACCAGATTCAAGAGGCTGCACCCTGAGCTTTGTCTGCCTGTAGCCTAGCTCTGATAATTCCAGTGACTCTACCGCATCCTCAATGTAGATTCTTCTGAGCCTAGGGTCTATTGCAAGGTCTATAGCATTGAGCAAAGTTGTTTTACCTGAACCTGAAGGCCCCAGAATTGTGATGCTTATCCTGCTGTAAGCTGCAGCAAGAATAAGCGATGCAGCCTCCAAAGTCACCGCACCATCTCTGATCAGTTTTGGCAGTGTCAGCGCTTCGGCCCCTACCTTTCTCATATGTATGGAGGGACCGTTGACCGAGACGGGCTCCAGGTCAAGTCCTATTCTCACCTTGAATCTATCAAACATCAACTCCGACTTGACTGATGGCGTTTGGAGTGTAGCCTGCTGCTGACCGTATAGCTCTGCAAAAGTTCTGAGAGAATCCTGTTCTCTCTTTTGAAGCATGAAAGTCAGCTGACATCTTCCAACTCTCCTGTGCTCTACATATGGGTAAGAAAAGTTTGAATCAGAAAAGAACTCATCAACCGCCGGGTCTTCGAATACTGTGTAGAGTCTTCCAAGACCAATCCACTCATAAGCTGCATACCTTGCAATTGACTCTGTCCTGTCTTTTGCTCCTGCAAGGTAAGGTGAAACAAGACTCATGAACCACTTCATGTACTGCTCCAGATTGGATGGTATCGTTTCAGGAACAGGATGCTCTGAGTCAAGCATGGCCAGCGACCTGCCCACAAGCTGTAAATCAGACGCTGTCCCGCAGAACTTTGAGGTGTAGTATCTCACTCCAGACGACGATGAATATATGGTGACGCTGAAGGGATTCACTTCATAACTATCTATAATTTCCTTTATTCCGTAAGGTAATAAATCCCCCGAATATGCCAAGCGGTTATTTTGAATTCCGGTATCTGGTTTGTGTGTGCTTTCCTCGTGGCCTTTGCTTGTCAGTTTCCTGAAAATCTTCAGCATCTGAAGATTATTTTGAGCGTCCTAATATAGGCAAGAATTTTTTATTGTAGGTGCAAGGGAAGGTGCAGCTTGTAGCAAAGCTCCTCTGTTCCATTCCTGTCATACTTGCGATAGCTCTGGCCTTCTCAAGCAGCGTGCAGACTGGCGTCAGAAAGGCTGAGGAGACTGCTTACCTGCACTCTGTAGTTTCTTCACTGGAAAAAGCAGTCTACGACAGCATTATATCGGGCACGAATTCATCTGTGCTTATCTCTCCTCCTCAAGGCTATACGATCAGGCTTTCCTGCTCCAGCTCTATACTTTCAGTTTCGGTGAATGATGTCTGGACAACGGTTTCGCTGCCTGCAGATTGTAATACGTTTGCACATGATACAGCAACAGACCAGACAATCTTCGTGAACGTGACCTCAGACATAATTTATTTTTCATGGTGATAACATGTCATCAAAGATAGTTGAATTCAGTCTCTCTTCAGCCTTTCTCTATTTGCTCATGACTGTATGCAGCATAGGGATAGCTGGCTACTCGTACAACATTTTCAGCAGCTCCTATTCCGGAATTGCAACCTCCTGCCTCAATTCTGTCTCTTCAGTTCTTTCATACATTTCAAACGGAGGATATGCCTATGTCAATCTTGATGACCTGCCCCCAGGAGCGAGTCTGAGCCTTCGGTCAGGTATATTGCAGTTAAATATTCCAGGCACTTCTGTTTACCTGCATATTCAGGGTCTTCAGGGGAATTTCAACATAACAGGTAGAGGTCTGTACAACTTTTCAGTAGAAGGAGGCATGGTAGAGGTGAGCCCAGTTGGATGAGTACATAGAGGCGACGTTTGCAGCTGCT
This Conexivisphaerales archaeon DNA region includes the following protein-coding sequences:
- a CDS encoding AAA family ATPase: MNADGRAVAKSRRIGLTGSPKTGKTEIGRGLAKALNLPFYDLNSICITKRLGRFQGDEFVVDVKRARDTISSILKGKSGYVVSGLLLPDLVKSTLLDSVIVLRCNPKVLFSRYMQSGYSMEKAKENVVSEAIGVVYSEALDTFGRKVIQLDITSMSLDDAVEAIVKGDFKKQEIDWLSEAEKDESLLRLLL
- a CDS encoding ATP-binding protein, with the protein product MKDGTIIARDGSRLLLHSFFELYLPKPESDKVQFRERLSKPQAGISSVLSGLYRTNTPIIYFVVAKPVEKNYFEYSTFIGSWAECKDTSLAEAQALLEQQMRVIATAVTVAMPDCNLKRLAKGKAAKVIDLVLSPPSRFRRKVEPEELEQLISFESSSNITPPTPQFHIPSENENTASGIPIARIIVNEEPRQHLYLEDEDLSKHVCILGMTGSGKTTTAMTLAKRLNERGIPFLVLDIHNEYGDFVRSIGGSVEAPGRGEFTLNPLEDIGASSLAEHAAIVSDIFCDIYHFTSPQSYMFRNSIIALLSTEAHLSGLNRDLSGLLQMIDGSPIRSQFDNETKMALVRRLAPLTEGQAGRALCGRSSVDLKELLSKPTVIELGYFREFETRTLFSSFLLKAIHDYRLGGEKSGLRHAIIIEEARNLVPVRKPEEPVAVSERLSQDMRKFGESVVYIAQFPSQISPEVLKNTGVRIVHRVSWNSDIKVLGDAMNLTEAQAKYMSQLQTGYAIINVAKMKSSVLAKVVPDEELLSVLQKKS
- a CDS encoding ATPase, T2SS/T4P/T4SS family, encoding MLKIFRKLTSKGHEESTHKPDTGIQNNRLAYSGDLLPYGIKEIIDSYEVNPFSVTIYSSSSGVRYYTSKFCGTASDLQLVGRSLAMLDSEHPVPETIPSNLEQYMKWFMSLVSPYLAGAKDRTESIARYAAYEWIGLGRLYTVFEDPAVDEFFSDSNFSYPYVEHRRVGRCQLTFMLQKREQDSLRTFAELYGQQQATLQTPSVKSELMFDRFKVRIGLDLEPVSVNGPSIHMRKVGAEALTLPKLIRDGAVTLEAASLILAAAYSRISITILGPSGSGKTTLLNAIDLAIDPRLRRIYIEDAVESLELSELGYRQTKLRVQPLESGDDVERSKMKEVLKTLHRSPDIVILGEIQDRLQCSALFQALESGIVCLQTFHASSPEQAVRRLVNVMGIRPEQLNDIGLIVTMKRPDQLSSARIVNRISEVDESMTVRDIHCRQESRAEITRSLEPSERLLQKATDLTDHNFNALRVKMVDLLLTAMEKDAYDVSAFANLVWKKVCSDEG